A window from Clupea harengus chromosome 14, Ch_v2.0.2, whole genome shotgun sequence encodes these proteins:
- the LOC105898007 gene encoding butyrophilin-like protein 8 — MSFKLWTAQGFYLSLLLIKACCSEFKVTVPSSLVVTLGQPVVLPCSFSVGNVWQPESIVITWQRGLEVVHSFYYNRDQLKRQNPHYVKRTSLYQSEMQKGNASLRLENVTIEDRGEYICSVSSQLGSERKSFPLKVAALYSEPVLQFSVQPGSVTVLLTSGGGFPAPTLSWLQDHEDLTNSTETRLTRDTLSGLYNVSSTLTLKDNSIATLSFILRNEDLMEEIRRNISLPESEGDFPKASHRMREFILLPVFLVFLLAVLGLLLLQTICKPNRTKGILSKTEHCFSHVDIT, encoded by the exons ATGAGTTTCAAACTTTGGACAGCACAAGGATTTTATCTTTCTTTACTTCTCATAAAAGCCTGCTGCTCGG AATTCAAAGTCACCGTTCCAAGTTCCCTGGTGGTCACTCTTGGTCAGCCCGTGGTCTTGCCCTGCAGTTTCTCCGTGGGGAATGTCTGGCAGCCTGAAAGCATTGTGATTACTTGGCAGCGGGGGCTAGAAGTGGTTCACAGCTTCTACTACAATCGGGACCAACTGAAGCGCCAGAACCCACACTATGTGAAGCGCACCTCCCTGTACCAGTCAGAAATGCAGAAGGGCAACGCATCTCTCCGTTTGGAAAACGTCACCATAGAAGATAGGGGGGAGTACATCTGTTCCGTGAGCTCGCAACTGGGCAGTGAGAGGAAGAGCTTCCCTCTAAAAGTGGCAG cacTTTATTCAGAGCCAGTGCTGCAGTTCTCAGTGCAGCCCGGAAGTGTGACGGTTCTTCTAACCTCAGGAGGAGGATTCCCAGCTCCCACCTTGAGCTGGCTGCAAGACCATGAAGACCTCACCAACAGCACAGAGACCCGTCTAACACGGGACACACTCTCAGGGCTTTATAACGTGTCCAGCACCTTGACTCTCAAAGACAACTCCATTGCTACCCTGAGTTTTATACTGAGGAATGAGGACCTGATGGAGGAGATAAGGAGGAACATCAGCCTACCCG AATCTGAAGGAGATTTTCCCAAAGCCAGTCACAGGATGAGGGAGTTCATTCTCTTGCCTGTATTTCTGGTGTTCTTACTAGCCGTTCTTGGACTACTATTACTACAGACAATATGCAAACCAAACAGAACCAAAGGCATCTTATCCAAGACAGAACATTGTTTCAGTCATGTTGACAtaacatga
- the LOC105897995 gene encoding uncharacterized protein KIAA1522-like, whose translation MVVPLRNDVLCLRAIFGKKSTRNKEVNLFPASRRSSKEEDVRVLVPQIFQDNVFIESNRHKYVEDLHSEAQQGLKLMQLEENQMDTDYQDDQSVISGMTSQNEGGSCSERRRSIGSESTATDTMSTVSTISSRSIRSALSRQGSTFTPLNQGKKERTKGRRKHRRTTVMGIPRHVQKELGLDRAAWTAYQRSQEPVPSDDITGTAPAVHGPVFAPKQTSSGQQKAPSHLQPKSKDDLALIQVPQGTSGQRPMSLAVPWATTAEAGSLLQHPPSPVMYISPQGTYMSKIIPNAVLPPSVDVVEFNRNRSRQSVRTVSKCSLASASPAPSRASSRASSRASSRRSTLCSESSGWGRSALCSESSGWSHSESSGWSRSNSSETLVSDSSTISSSGTTRASSSGKESVVVARPVKAIARPNGQVKAVEERDQATGRSLSVMKRAKKPPPPSRSYSLHKDKMKRRSRDLAEAKIDLSGVTPKGGRERASGGSPGYSADESAVEESFSSGATSPPNPQQQANGDAANSIHSSPLIQHSIETALKRTLSPSSGYSSHNGTPNTKEAHLHSTGDQRSVKSELTGVSSNHTKPAVLALKALFEIPQSPKVTAPPPPPPETWAHNQRTFVLLCGPGPENIKFATPPKRLQAQHGKGEVPSAESPSSLSVEQRQHTSTVKAEQDSPLISKRPNPAPHNRNVMQELQKVQQSPLMNRTLKDQSQMASSEKPAEAPTGPPLSPPLPPPPPPLEMPQDCPLTPLDEVDLPPPPPLFSPLPPNTSTRTFQGMPQGIPPPPQQPPPPPPQQPPPPPPVAVPPPKKDVSSAPQAHAQPNIPNAPPLLVNFNTQSASVTTKNLRKVQPPQKKDPPTTNDDSSSPVVTPSILQKVRLRSIKSTPKPEQSVTEVAAVEQIPATIQVPPPKPIRRSLLLAEPPPDVAALIAAEPKSPPDTTEQMSKTEATPKNSESEATLLNSQSEKPVATSQLPDSQPEGTELKSLPESTELKSLPEPTVSMLQPEPSELTSQPDPTIADSKPEQSDSKPEQSDSKPEQSDTQLEQSISIPGSQPAIKCEPAPTGLKSEPEQAESKPELNSEALIAEPEQRTETAPPEPHVVDSQLGPAISKTDKTEPETLELATELVAANSEALQAVSESKPEAEATVAQTEQTVSPSEIESVVSKSEPEQASVPTQLQPSEPPSISEPNTSKSDPESSLSVAEHTILKSDVGPTVSTDAPEPESKPETTLLTSKSEPEAAVSQSEPESVVSEVLPATTETNPEPEPTVSKSESISTAAVSTTTTTTTTAASKSQPATTVSTSQAVSTAPKTQTNTPTSPKKSPPFKSPTGSVAPSMRMQEAIRQRAAARSASDGSAKRLSLHSPPATAGGSPLKSPTSTASFIFSKSNKKVVIETTTSPEVQSSLRRTLQAELAAVPNQSKAGDGQKMSVKVPPPVASKPRAKMQSQRNGLPNPSAEEAVATEVQTAGQGAQSEDSRNTA comes from the exons ATGGTTGTTCCTCTGCGTAATGACGTGCTATGTTTGCGGGCGATCTTTGGGAAGAAAAGTACAAGGAACAAAGAAGTCAACCTGTTTCCTGCTTCAAGAAGAT CTTCCAAAGAAGAGGATGTCAGAGTCTTGGTTCCCCAGATCTTCCAAGACAATGTGTTTATCGAGTCCAACCGGCACAAGTACGTGGAGGACCTCCACTCCGAGGCCCAGCAGGGGCTTAAGCTCATGCAGCTGGAAG AAAACCAGATGGACACTGACTATCAAGATGACCAAAGCGTAATT AGTGGTATGACGTCCCAGAATGAAGGGGGCAGCTGCAGCGAGAGGAGAAGATCGATCGGATCTGAGAGCACAGCGACCGACACCATGTCAACAGTCTCCACCATCTCCTCAAGATCCATTCGGTCAGCACTCTCTCGCCAAG GGTCTACATTCACACCCCTTAACCAAGGGAAAAAGGAGAGGACAAAGGGGCGGAGGAAACACAGGAGGACCACAGTGATGGGCATACCGCGGCACGTCCAGAAAGAGCTAG gacTGGACCGAGCTGCTTGGACAGCATATCAGAGATCACAGGAACCAGTACCCAGTGACGACATCACAGGCACAGCACCAGCTGTTCATGGACCTGTGTTTGCCCCCAAGCAGACAAGCTCAGGGCAGCAGAAGGCACCAAGCCACCTACAGCCAAAGTCTAAAGATGACCTGGCGCTCATCCAGGTACCCCAGGGCACCTCAGGCCAGAGGCCCATGTCATTGGCTGTGCCGTGGGCGACCACAGCAGAGGCAGGAAGCCTCCTTCAGCACCCGCCCAGCCCTGTGATGTACATCTCCCCTCAGGGCACGTACATGTCCAAGATAATCCCCAACGCAGTGCTGCCTCCCTCTGTGGATGTGGTAGAGTTCAACCGCAATCGGAGTCGCCAAAGCGTGCGCACAGTCAGCAAGTGCAGCCTGGCGTCTGCCAGCCCGGCTCCTTCCCGTGCCTCTTCTCGTGCCTCCTCTCGTGCCTCCTCCCGACGCTCCACACTCTGCTCCGAGAGTTCCGGCTGGGGCCGCTCCGCACTCTGCTCCGAGAGCTCCGGCTGGAGCCACTCCGAGAGCTCCGGCTGGAGCCGCTCCAACTCCTCAGAGACGTTGGTGTCCGACTCCTCCACCATCTCCAGCAGCGGCACGACACGTGCTTCCAGCAGTGGGAAAGAGAGCGTCGTGGTGGCTAGGCCAGTCAAGGCAATCGCCAGACCCAATGGCCAGGTGAAAGCGGTGGAGGAGCGGGACCAAGCCACTGGACGGAGCTTGTCTGTGATGAAAAGGGCCAAGAAACCACCACCCCCTAGTCGATCCTACTCCCTGCACAAAGACAAGATGAAGCGCCGTTCGAGGGACTTGGCTGAGGCGAAGATAGATTTGTCAGGAGTGACGCCTaaaggtgggagggagagggcttCTGGAGGAAGTCCGGGATACTCTGCTGACGAGTCTGCAGTGGAGGAATCATTCAGCTCTGGGGCTACTAGCCCTCCCAACCCTCAACAGCAGGCAAATGGAGATGCTGCAAATTCTATTCACTCTTCACCTCTGATTCAGCATTCAATTGAGACTGCTCTCAAGAGAACTTTGTCTCCCTCCAGTGGTTATTCAAGTCATAATGGAACCCCAAACACTAAAGAGGCCCATCTTCACTCTACAGGAGACCAAAGATCTGTTAAGAGTGAGCTGACTGGTGTGTCCTCCAACCATACCAAACCTGCTGTCCTGGCCCTGAAGGCTCTGTTTGAAATTCCACAATCACCCAAAGTTAcagcacccccacctccccctccagaGACTTGGGCTCACAACCAACGCACATTTGTTCTCCTTTGTGGCCCCGGACCAGAAAACATCAAGTTTGCAACTCCCCCCAAAAGACTGCAGGCACAGCATGGGAAAGGGGAGGTTCCCTCTGCTGAAAGTCCCTCAAGTTTATCAGTCGAACAACGGCAACACACTTCCACAGTTAAGGCAGAGCAGGACTCTCCCTTGATCAGCAAAAGGCCTAATCCAGCACCACATAACCGAAATGTAATGCAGGAGCTACAGAAAGTCCAGCAAAGTCCATTAATGAATAGGACACTGAAGGATCAGTCTCAGATGGCCTCCTCAGAGAAACCAGCTGAGGCCCCAACAGGTCCACCCCTTTCTCCCCCactacctccccctccccctccactggAGATGCCCCAGGACTGCCCTTTGACCCCGCTGGATGAGGTGGACCTACcgcctcccccacctctcttctCACCTTTGCCACCTAATACATCTACGAGAACATTCCAAGGAATGCCGCAAGggatccctcctcctcctcagcaacCTCCACCGCCTCCACCTCAAcagcccccacctcctccaccagtgGCGGTGCCCCCACCCAAGAAAGACGTGTCTTCTGCCCCTCAGGCTCATGCCCAGCCTAACATCCCCAACGCGCCCCCACTGCTAGTAAACTTCAATACACAATCTGCTTCAGTGACTACAAAAAACCTGAGAAAAGTTCAGCCTCCACAGAAAAAGGACCCTCCCACAACTAATGACgactcctcttctcctgttgTTACCCCATCAATCTTGCAAAAGGTGAGACTTAGGTCTATAAAATCCACCCCCAAACCAGAGCAAAGCGTCACTGAGGTAGCGGCTGTTGAACAAATACCTGCAACAATTCAAGTTCCACCACCAAAACCAATTAGGAGATCACTGCTTTTGGCAGAACCACCACCTGATGTTGCCGCTCTCATTGCAGCTGAACCAAAGTCTCCACCAGACACGACTGAACAAATGTCTAAAACCGAAGCTACTCCCAAGAATTCTGAATCAGAAGCAACATTGTTGAATTCTCAATCAGAAAAACCTGTTGCAACCTCTCAACTTCCAGATTCACAACCAGAAGGTACTGAATTGAAATCACTGCCAGAATCTACTGAATTGAAATCACTGCCAGAACCTACTGTCTCAATGCTTCAACCAGAACCAAGTGAACTAACATCTCAACCAGATCCAACAATTGCAGATTCTAAACCAGAACAATCCGATTCTAAACCAGAACAATCAGATTCTAAACCAGAACAATCAGATACTCAATTAGAACAATCTATATCCATACCTGGCTCACAACCTGCTATAAAATGTGAACCAGCACCTACTGGTTTAAAATCTGAACCAGAACAAGCTGAATCAAAGCCAGAACTGAATTCAGAGGCTTTAATCGCTGAACCAGAACAAAGAACAGAAACAGCTCCACCAGAGCCACATGTAGTGGACTCCCAGTTAGGACCTGCCATTTCAAAAACTGACAAAACAGAACCTGAGACTTTAGAATTGGCTACAGAACTAGTGGCTGCAAATTCTGAAGCACTACAAGCTGTATCCGAGTCCAAACCAGAGGCAGAAGCTACAGTGGCTCAAACAGAACAAACAGTCTCACCGTCTGAAATAGAATCTGTCGTTTCAAAATCGGAACCAGAACAAGCTTCAGTACCAACTCAATTACAGCCAAGTGAACCACCTTCCATATCAGAACCTAACACTTCAAAATCTGATCCCGAGTCCAGTTTGTCAGTGGCAGAACACACTATATTAAAGTCTGATGTTGGACCAACTGTCTCAACTGATGCACCTGAACCAGAGTCTAAACCAGAAACAACTTTATTGACTTCAAAATCAGAACCAGAGGCAGCAGTTTCACAGTCTGAACCAGAATCAGTTGTGTCAGAGGTATTACCAGCAACAACAGAGACAAATCCTGAACCTGAACCAACAGTCTCAAAATCTGAATCGATATCCACTGCTGCggtgtcaacaacaacaacaacaacaacaacagcagcctcTAAGTCTCAGCCAGCAACTACAGTTTCGACATCTCAGGCAGTCAGCACTGCACcaaaaacccaaacaaacacacccacttcaCCAAAAAAGTCCCCACCCTTTAAATCTCCTACAGGCTCAGTCGCACCTTCCATGAGAATGCAGGAAGCCATTCGCCAGAGGGCAGCAGCTAGGTCGGCAAGCGATGGCTCTGCCAAGCGCCTCAGCTTGCATTCCCCTCCAGCCACAGCAGGGGGCAGTCCTCTCAAGTCTCCCACCAGCACGGCCAGCTTCATTTTCTCCAAGAGTAACAAGAAGGTGGTCATTGAAACAACTACATCCCCAGAGGTCCAGTCCAGCCTTAGAAGAACTCTGCAAGCAGAGCTGGCAGCTGTGCCCAATCAGTCTAAGGCGGGTGATGGGCAAAAGATGTCTGTCAAGGTCCCCCCACCCGTTGCTAGCAAGCCTAGAGCCAAAATGCAGAGTCAAAGAAATGGATTGCCCAATCCGTCCGCTGAAGAAGCTGTTGCGACAGAAGTGCAAACTGCTGGCCAGGGTGCACAGTCCGAGGACTCAAGAA ATACAGCATGA
- the LOC122133492 gene encoding CD276 antigen-like: MFYESFFFYIFKVVLDRQYRDTSFKLWTAQGFYLSLLLIKICCSEFKVTVPSSLVVTLGQPVVLPCSFSVGNVWQPESIVITWRRGLEVVHSFYLNRDQLKHQNPHYVKRTSLYQSEMQKGNASLRLENVTIEDRGEYICYVSSQRGGGRKIFPLKVAALYSEPVLQFSVQPGSVTVLLTSGGGFPAPTLSWLQGHEDLTNSTETRLTRDTLSGLYNVSSTLTLKDNSNATLSFILKNEDLIQEIRRNISLLFGR, encoded by the exons ATGTTCtatgaatcattttttttttacatttttaaggtcGTTTTGGACAGACAGTACCGTGACACGAGTTTCAAACTTTGGACAGCACAAGGATTTTATCTTTCTTTACTTCTCATAAAAATCTGCTGCTCGG AATTCAAAGTCACCGTCCCAAGTTCCCTGGTGGTCACTCTTGGTCAGCCCGTGGTCTTGCCCTGCAGTTTCTCCGTGGGGAATGTCTGGCAGCCTGAAAGCATTGTGATTACTTGGCGGCGTGGGCTTGAAGTTGTTCACAGTTTTTACCTCAATCGGGACCAGCTGAAGCACCAGAACCCACACTATGTGAAGCGCACCTCCCTGTACCAGTCAGAGATGCAGAAGGGCAACGCATCTCTCCGATTGGAAAACGTCACCATAGAAGATAGGGGGGAGTACATCTGTTACGTGAGCTCGCAACGGGGCGGAGGGAGGAAGATCTTCCCTCTAAAAGTGGCAG cacTCTATTCAGAGCCAGTGCTGCAGTTCTCAGTGCAGCCCGGAAGTGTGACGGTTCTTCTAACCTCAGGAGGAGGATTCCCAGCTCCCACCTTGAGCTGGCTACAAGGCCATGAAGACCTCACCAACAGCACAGAGACCCGTCTAACACGGGACACACTCTCAGGGCTTTATAACGTGTCCAGCACCTTGACTCTCAAAGACAACTCCAATGCCACCCTCAGTTTTATACTGAAGAATGAGGACCTGATACAGGAGATCAGGAGGAACATAAGCCTGCTGTTTGGTAGGTAG